In Acidovorax sp. GBBC 1281, a single window of DNA contains:
- a CDS encoding ABC transporter ATP-binding protein: MELERTRVDVVQCAKTYADGTRGLQPTDLTVEPGEVMALLGPSGCGKTTLLRLIAGLEAPDAGSRIAFGNTDVTRMPIEQRGVGMVFQHYALFPQMTVESNIGYGLKIRGVAESERRRTVGELVDLVRLGGLEKKRPAELSGGQRQRVALARAVAARPRVLLLDEPLTALDAKLKESLRDELADLLRRLHITAIHVTHDQQEALAIADRLAVMHAGRIVQVGDGEALYRTPSHPFVATFLGRVNRIVPAVDPSAARGLPHLTALQACDALSASADALLVRPEDVEVGPTLPDWGSAAVTRRSFLGDRVQLTLAVSGHAPLLADVHRDHPAREGEQVGFRIATHRLLSVTESLSA; encoded by the coding sequence ATGGAACTTGAACGCACGCGCGTGGACGTGGTCCAGTGCGCCAAAACCTATGCCGACGGTACCCGCGGCCTGCAGCCCACCGACCTGACCGTGGAGCCCGGCGAGGTGATGGCCCTGCTCGGACCGTCGGGCTGCGGCAAGACCACGCTGCTGCGCCTGATCGCCGGGCTGGAGGCCCCAGATGCGGGCAGCCGCATCGCTTTCGGAAACACCGACGTGACCCGCATGCCGATCGAGCAGCGCGGCGTGGGCATGGTGTTCCAGCACTACGCGCTTTTTCCGCAAATGACGGTGGAGTCCAACATCGGCTATGGCCTCAAGATCCGCGGCGTGGCCGAAAGCGAGCGCCGCCGCACCGTGGGCGAACTCGTCGATCTGGTGCGCCTGGGCGGCCTGGAGAAAAAACGCCCGGCCGAACTCTCTGGCGGCCAGCGCCAGCGGGTGGCCCTGGCCCGCGCCGTGGCCGCGCGGCCGCGCGTGCTGCTGCTGGACGAACCGCTCACCGCGCTGGATGCCAAGCTCAAGGAATCGCTGCGCGACGAACTGGCCGACCTGCTGCGCCGCCTGCACATCACGGCGATCCACGTCACCCACGACCAGCAGGAAGCCCTGGCCATTGCCGACCGCCTGGCCGTGATGCATGCCGGCCGCATCGTGCAGGTGGGCGACGGCGAGGCGCTCTACCGCACGCCCAGCCACCCGTTCGTGGCCACGTTCCTGGGCCGGGTGAACCGCATCGTGCCGGCCGTGGACCCCAGCGCAGCGCGGGGACTGCCGCACCTCACGGCGCTGCAGGCCTGCGACGCCCTTTCGGCTTCGGCCGACGCGCTGCTCGTGCGACCCGAGGACGTCGAGGTGGGCCCGACCCTGCCCGACTGGGGCAGCGCCGCCGTGACGCGCCGCAGTTTCCTGGGCGACCGCGTGCAGCTCACGCTGGCCGTTTCGGGGCATGCGCCCCTCCTGGCCGATGTGCACCGCGACCATCCCGCACGCGAAGGCGAGCAGGTAGGCTTTCGCATCGCCACGCACCGCCTGCTGTCCGTCACCGAAAGCCTCAGCGCATGA
- a CDS encoding ABC transporter permease, which yields MGHGGSAPSRPVLLACAAPAVAFFAAFWLLPVALLLALPAAKGWDTYFAVLTHARYLQSLLQTLGLSLAVTLATLVLGALVGITLARQRFHVRALLLSLLTLPLSFPGVIVGFFMILLGGRQGLVADLSEALGAGRTTFAYGLTGLFLAYLYFSLPRAIATYTAAAGSMDAQLEEAARSLGASRWRVARDVWVPELAATTLACGAIVFATAMGAFGTAFTLSAKFEVLPITIYNEFTNYANFALAASLSITLGLITWMVLWVSRRVSGTTAF from the coding sequence ATGGGCCACGGTGGTTCCGCTCCGTCGCGCCCGGTGCTGCTGGCGTGCGCCGCGCCTGCCGTGGCGTTCTTTGCGGCGTTCTGGCTGCTGCCCGTCGCCCTGCTGCTGGCCCTGCCGGCGGCCAAGGGCTGGGACACCTACTTCGCGGTGCTGACCCATGCGCGCTATCTGCAGAGCCTGCTGCAGACGCTGGGACTGTCGCTCGCCGTCACGCTGGCCACGCTGGTGCTGGGTGCGCTGGTGGGCATCACGCTGGCGCGCCAGCGCTTTCATGTCCGTGCGCTGCTGCTGTCGCTGCTGACGCTGCCGCTGTCGTTCCCCGGCGTGATCGTCGGCTTTTTCATGATCCTGCTGGGCGGTCGGCAGGGGCTGGTGGCCGACCTGTCGGAGGCGCTGGGCGCCGGCCGCACCACGTTCGCCTATGGGCTCACCGGCCTGTTCCTGGCGTATCTGTATTTCTCGCTGCCGCGGGCCATCGCCACCTACACGGCGGCAGCCGGCAGCATGGATGCGCAGCTGGAAGAAGCGGCCCGCTCCCTGGGTGCCTCGCGCTGGCGCGTGGCGCGCGATGTGTGGGTGCCCGAACTGGCGGCCACGACGCTGGCCTGCGGCGCGATCGTCTTCGCCACGGCCATGGGCGCGTTCGGCACGGCGTTCACGCTGTCAGCCAAGTTCGAGGTGCTGCCCATCACCATCTACAACGAGTTCACCAACTATGCCAACTTCGCGCTGGCCGCCAGCCTGTCGATCACGCTCGGGCTGATCACCTGGATGGTGCTGTGGGTGTCGCGCCGCGTGTCCGGCACCACCGCTTTCTGA
- a CDS encoding phosphodiesterase yields MTRMNTTTLLLQLSDLHIREPGRLAYGRLDTAPYLRQAVDTVLRMPQRPDAVVVTGDLTDFGRPAEYGHLRELLAPLGAMPLYLLPGNHDDREQLRASFPEHAYLGEEGFVQYSVPVGGLQLIALDTVVPGASEGGLCEARLAWLERQLEAHRGRPVVIAMHHPPFRTLIGHMDAIGLLEGAEALEAIVARHANVERVVCGHLHRAIQVRFGGTLAATVPSPAHQVCLDLAPDAASAWTLEPPGFAVHALPQDGRLVSHIAASGTYPGPYPFHEAGQLID; encoded by the coding sequence ATGACCCGCATGAACACCACCACCCTGCTCCTGCAGCTCTCCGACCTGCACATCCGCGAGCCCGGCCGACTGGCCTATGGCCGGCTGGACACCGCTCCCTACCTGCGCCAGGCCGTGGACACGGTGCTGCGCATGCCGCAGCGCCCGGATGCCGTCGTGGTCACCGGCGACCTGACCGACTTCGGCCGGCCTGCGGAATACGGCCACCTGCGCGAACTGCTGGCGCCGCTCGGGGCCATGCCGCTCTACCTGCTGCCCGGCAACCACGACGACCGCGAGCAACTGCGCGCCAGCTTTCCCGAGCACGCCTACCTGGGCGAAGAAGGCTTCGTGCAATACAGCGTGCCGGTGGGCGGGCTGCAGCTCATCGCGCTCGATACCGTGGTGCCCGGCGCCAGCGAAGGCGGCCTGTGCGAGGCACGGCTCGCCTGGCTGGAGCGCCAACTGGAAGCGCACCGCGGCAGGCCCGTGGTCATCGCCATGCACCACCCGCCGTTTCGCACGCTCATCGGCCACATGGACGCCATCGGCCTGCTGGAAGGCGCCGAAGCGCTGGAGGCCATCGTGGCGCGGCACGCCAACGTGGAGCGGGTGGTCTGCGGCCACCTGCACCGCGCCATCCAGGTGCGCTTCGGGGGGACGCTGGCAGCGACCGTGCCATCGCCCGCGCACCAGGTGTGCCTGGACCTGGCGCCCGACGCCGCCTCGGCCTGGACGCTGGAGCCGCCGGGCTTTGCGGTGCATGCGCTGCCGCAGGACGGGCGGCTGGTCAGCCACATCGCGGCCAGCGGGACGTATCCCGGGCCGTATCCGTTCCATGAGGCGGGGCAACTCATCGATTGA
- the arsC gene encoding arsenate reductase (glutaredoxin) (This arsenate reductase requires both glutathione and glutaredoxin to convert arsenate to arsenite, after which the efflux transporter formed by ArsA and ArsB can extrude the arsenite from the cell, providing resistance.), producing the protein MTSPALPDRAFEPDVVIYHNPECGTSRNVLALIRASGIEPHVVEYLKTPPSRAMLAWLVTRAGVPARDMLREKHPLHAELGLADPALDDTRLLDAMAAHPALINRPIVVSPRGVRLCRPAERVADLLPAR; encoded by the coding sequence GTGACCTCCCCTGCCCTGCCCGACCGCGCCTTCGAACCCGACGTCGTCATTTATCACAACCCGGAATGCGGCACCTCGCGCAACGTGCTGGCGCTGATCCGTGCGAGCGGCATCGAGCCGCATGTGGTCGAGTACCTGAAGACCCCGCCTTCGCGTGCCATGCTGGCATGGCTGGTCACGCGGGCAGGCGTGCCGGCGCGCGACATGCTGCGCGAGAAACACCCACTGCATGCCGAACTGGGACTCGCCGATCCGGCCCTGGACGACACCCGGTTGCTCGATGCCATGGCCGCCCACCCCGCACTCATCAACCGACCCATCGTGGTATCGCCGCGGGGCGTGCGCCTGTGCCGGCCCGCCGAACGGGTGGCGGATCTTCTGCCCGCCCGCTAG
- a CDS encoding Na/Pi cotransporter family protein: protein MKHLLNLLAAVALLVWGTHLVRTGVLRVFGANLRTMLARSMGNRFTAALSGIGVTALVQSSTATSLMTSSFVGQGLITLPAALAVMRGADVGTALMSVLFSTDLSWLSPLFIFVGVVLFITRQSSSAGRVGRVLIGLGLMLLALEMVVQASGPMLASPIIKAMLGSLNSDIVMEIVMGAVLAVIAYSSLAIVLLISAMAASHVVPLDVALGLVLGANLGSGLLAVLTTAKSAVEVRQVTVGNLVFKLMGVALVAPFAGLWLRYVQPHMPGTAQGVVLFHLGFNVVISLGFIAFTQWVATWVTRLLPKPVGAQSLRPHHLDPSALSTPSLAISCAAREALHQADVVETMLLGVLDVIKKNDVQLAERLRKMDDEVDELYSSIKYYLTKISREALGEDESRRWTDIISFTINMEQIGDIIERVLLDIEDKKIKKGRQFSDAGMAEITELHERLINNLRLGMSVFLNGTVRDAQKLLEEKARFRDLERAYAATHLVRLADKTVQSMETSSLHIDLISELKRINSHICSIAYPILDSAGALAPSRLRSATGAAQDATIGK from the coding sequence ATGAAGCACCTGTTGAATCTGCTGGCCGCCGTGGCACTGCTGGTCTGGGGCACCCACCTGGTGCGCACGGGCGTGCTGCGTGTGTTCGGCGCCAACCTGCGCACCATGCTCGCCCGCAGCATGGGCAACCGCTTCACGGCAGCGCTGTCGGGCATCGGCGTGACGGCCCTGGTGCAGTCCAGCACGGCCACCTCGCTCATGACCTCGTCGTTCGTGGGCCAGGGGCTCATCACCCTGCCCGCCGCGCTGGCGGTGATGCGCGGGGCCGACGTGGGAACTGCCCTCATGTCGGTGCTGTTCTCCACCGACCTGTCGTGGCTGTCCCCCCTCTTCATCTTCGTGGGCGTGGTGTTGTTCATCACCCGCCAGTCCAGCTCGGCCGGGCGCGTGGGGCGCGTGCTCATCGGGCTGGGGCTGATGCTGCTGGCGCTCGAAATGGTCGTGCAGGCCAGCGGCCCCATGCTGGCTTCCCCCATCATCAAGGCCATGCTCGGCTCGCTCAACAGCGACATCGTGATGGAGATCGTCATGGGCGCGGTGCTGGCCGTGATCGCGTACTCCAGCCTGGCCATCGTGCTGCTCATCTCGGCCATGGCGGCCTCGCACGTGGTGCCGCTGGACGTGGCCCTGGGCCTGGTGCTGGGGGCCAACCTGGGCAGCGGCCTGCTGGCCGTGCTGACCACGGCCAAATCGGCCGTGGAGGTGCGGCAGGTGACCGTGGGCAACCTCGTCTTCAAGCTGATGGGCGTGGCGCTGGTGGCCCCGTTCGCGGGGCTTTGGCTGCGCTACGTACAGCCCCACATGCCGGGCACGGCACAGGGGGTGGTGCTGTTCCATCTGGGCTTCAACGTGGTCATCAGCCTGGGGTTCATCGCCTTCACGCAATGGGTGGCCACCTGGGTGACCCGGCTGCTGCCAAAGCCCGTGGGCGCGCAGAGCCTGCGGCCCCACCACCTGGACCCTTCGGCCCTGTCCACCCCGTCGCTGGCCATTTCCTGCGCCGCCCGCGAGGCGCTGCACCAGGCCGACGTGGTGGAGACCATGCTGCTGGGTGTGCTCGATGTGATCAAGAAGAATGATGTGCAACTGGCCGAACGCCTGCGCAAGATGGATGACGAGGTGGACGAGCTGTATTCGTCCATCAAGTACTACCTGACCAAGATCTCCCGCGAGGCGCTGGGCGAGGACGAGAGCCGGCGCTGGACCGACATCATCAGCTTCACCATCAACATGGAGCAGATCGGCGACATCATCGAACGCGTGCTGCTGGACATCGAAGACAAGAAGATCAAAAAGGGCCGCCAGTTCTCCGACGCCGGCATGGCCGAGATCACGGAGTTGCACGAGCGCCTGATCAACAACCTGCGCCTGGGAATGAGCGTGTTCCTCAACGGCACGGTGCGCGACGCGCAGAAGCTGCTCGAAGAAAAAGCGCGCTTTCGCGACCTGGAGCGCGCCTACGCCGCCACCCACCTGGTGCGCCTGGCGGACAAGACGGTGCAGAGCATGGAAACCAGCTCGCTGCACATCGACCTGATCAGCGAACTCAAGCGCATCAACTCGCACATCTGCTCGATCGCCTATCCCATCCTGGACTCGGCCGGTGCCTTGGCGCCCAGCCGCCTGCGCTCGGCCACCGGCGCGGCGCAGGACGCCACGATCGGAAAATGA
- a CDS encoding ABC transporter permease, producing the protein MRNARQAPALLMALTALVALFMIAPIALSVVAGLVNNYSVGLKSGLTLRWLGEVWENYGGTVGWSLVLALLCVLGNLLLGVPCAYALARSRSRWARLFEELLTLPVAVPGLASALALILAYGQLSGFRQSFAFILVGHMVFTLPFMVRTVGSAFQKNELRSLEEAARSLGASFAQRFLGVLVPAVLPAIVAGSLMVFTLSVGEFNLTWMLHTPLTRTLPVGLADSYASMRIEIGSAYTLVFLIVILPMLWGLQAIGTFIEKHHGT; encoded by the coding sequence ATGCGAAACGCAAGACAGGCCCCGGCGCTGCTGATGGCGCTGACCGCCCTGGTCGCGCTGTTCATGATCGCGCCCATCGCCCTCTCGGTGGTGGCCGGGCTGGTCAACAACTACAGCGTGGGCCTGAAAAGCGGGCTCACGCTGCGCTGGCTGGGCGAGGTGTGGGAGAACTACGGCGGCACGGTGGGCTGGTCCCTGGTGCTCGCGCTGCTGTGCGTGCTGGGCAACCTGTTGCTGGGCGTGCCCTGCGCCTATGCCCTGGCGCGCAGCCGCTCCCGCTGGGCCCGGCTGTTCGAAGAACTGCTCACCCTGCCTGTCGCCGTGCCGGGACTGGCCAGCGCGCTGGCGCTCATCCTCGCCTACGGGCAGCTTTCGGGCTTTCGCCAGAGCTTCGCCTTCATCCTGGTGGGGCACATGGTGTTCACGCTGCCCTTCATGGTGCGCACCGTGGGATCGGCATTCCAGAAGAACGAACTGCGCTCGCTCGAAGAGGCCGCGCGCTCGCTGGGCGCCAGCTTCGCGCAGCGCTTTCTGGGCGTGCTGGTGCCGGCCGTGCTGCCGGCCATCGTGGCGGGCAGCCTGATGGTGTTCACGCTCTCGGTGGGCGAATTCAATCTCACCTGGATGCTGCACACCCCGCTCACCCGCACGCTGCCCGTGGGGCTGGCCGACAGCTATGCATCGATGCGCATCGAGATCGGCTCGGCCTACACGCTGGTCTTTCTGATCGTCATTCTTCCCATGCTGTGGGGCCTGCAGGCCATCGGCACCTTCATCGAGAAACACCATGGAACTTGA